Proteins encoded by one window of Vidua chalybeata isolate OUT-0048 chromosome 10, bVidCha1 merged haplotype, whole genome shotgun sequence:
- the MLF1 gene encoding myeloid leukemia factor 1 isoform X1: MFGGLRRCFEDDPFFRDPFAAHHEHMRQMMRSFSEPFGRDPFLSLPEGGERPAERRAGGRAQRDSQVATRGTRRATSFSLMPFAGFGRGWDADFGDPFSAMDRMMSNMRNSMLEMHRKFDDLSIQPEGHSFSSSSMMTYSKVGDEPPKVFQASAQTRTAPGGVKETRKALKDSESGLEKISIGHHIQDRAHVIKKSKNSKTGDEEMNQEFINLDESEADTFNEEWQKEIMKFRPCRSRGAVEASGSRSGHYNARESGSRREKPLGAPGSRVPRDSLEALSVKGTHLPLKGSRK; the protein is encoded by the exons ATGTTCGGGGGGCTCCGGAGGTGCTTCGAGGACGATCCCTTCTTCAG GGATCCCTTTGCTGCCCACCATGAGCACATGAGGCAGATGATGAGGAGCTTCTCCGAGCCTTTTGGGCGGGATCCGTTCCTGAGCCTCCcggagggaggggagagacCGGCGGAGAGGAGAGCGGGCGGCAGAGCCCAGCGGGACTCGCAGGTGGCCACGAGGGGCACCCGCAGG gccACCAGCTTCTCCCTCATGCCCTTTGCAGGTTTTGGGAGAGGG TGGGATGCAGATTTTGGGGATCCATTTTCTGCAATGGACAGGATGATGTCAAACATGAGGAACAGCATGCTGGAAATGCACAGGAAATTT GATGACCTGTCCATCCAGCCTGAGGGACACAGTTTCAGCTCCTCCTCCATGATGACCTATTCCAAAGTGGGGGATGAACCTCCCAAAGTTTTCCAAGCCTCGGCCCAGACCCGCACGGCTCCGGGAGGG gttaaggaaacaagaaaagcaCTGAAGGATTCTGAAAGTGGCCTGGAGAAAATATCTATTGGTCACCACATCCAGGATCGGGCTCATGTCATCAAAAAATCCAAGAACTCCAAGACGGGGGATGAAGAGATGAACCAAGAATTCATCAACCTGGATGAAT ctgaggCTGACACCTTTAACGAGGAGTGGCAGAAGGAGATCATGAAGTTCAGGCCTTGCCgaagcagaggagctgtggaagCTTCAGGATCCAGAAGTGGCCATTACAACGCCAGGGAAAGTGGATCAAGAAG AGAGAAGCCACTTGGAGCTCCAGGATCCAGAGTGCCCAGGGATTCCTTGGAGGCTCTCAGTGTGAAAGGAACACACCTCCCCCTGAAGGGCTCCAGGAAATaa
- the MLF1 gene encoding myeloid leukemia factor 1 isoform X2 yields the protein MFGGLRRCFEDDPFFRDPFAAHHEHMRQMMRSFSEPFGRDPFLSLPEGGERPAERRAGGRAQRDSQVATRGTRRWDADFGDPFSAMDRMMSNMRNSMLEMHRKFDDLSIQPEGHSFSSSSMMTYSKVGDEPPKVFQASAQTRTAPGGVKETRKALKDSESGLEKISIGHHIQDRAHVIKKSKNSKTGDEEMNQEFINLDESEADTFNEEWQKEIMKFRPCRSRGAVEASGSRSGHYNARESGSRREKPLGAPGSRVPRDSLEALSVKGTHLPLKGSRK from the exons ATGTTCGGGGGGCTCCGGAGGTGCTTCGAGGACGATCCCTTCTTCAG GGATCCCTTTGCTGCCCACCATGAGCACATGAGGCAGATGATGAGGAGCTTCTCCGAGCCTTTTGGGCGGGATCCGTTCCTGAGCCTCCcggagggaggggagagacCGGCGGAGAGGAGAGCGGGCGGCAGAGCCCAGCGGGACTCGCAGGTGGCCACGAGGGGCACCCGCAGG TGGGATGCAGATTTTGGGGATCCATTTTCTGCAATGGACAGGATGATGTCAAACATGAGGAACAGCATGCTGGAAATGCACAGGAAATTT GATGACCTGTCCATCCAGCCTGAGGGACACAGTTTCAGCTCCTCCTCCATGATGACCTATTCCAAAGTGGGGGATGAACCTCCCAAAGTTTTCCAAGCCTCGGCCCAGACCCGCACGGCTCCGGGAGGG gttaaggaaacaagaaaagcaCTGAAGGATTCTGAAAGTGGCCTGGAGAAAATATCTATTGGTCACCACATCCAGGATCGGGCTCATGTCATCAAAAAATCCAAGAACTCCAAGACGGGGGATGAAGAGATGAACCAAGAATTCATCAACCTGGATGAAT ctgaggCTGACACCTTTAACGAGGAGTGGCAGAAGGAGATCATGAAGTTCAGGCCTTGCCgaagcagaggagctgtggaagCTTCAGGATCCAGAAGTGGCCATTACAACGCCAGGGAAAGTGGATCAAGAAG AGAGAAGCCACTTGGAGCTCCAGGATCCAGAGTGCCCAGGGATTCCTTGGAGGCTCTCAGTGTGAAAGGAACACACCTCCCCCTGAAGGGCTCCAGGAAATaa
- the MLF1 gene encoding myeloid leukemia factor 1 isoform X3: protein MRQMMRSFSEPFGRDPFLSLPEGGERPAERRAGGRAQRDSQVATRGTRRATSFSLMPFAGFGRGWDADFGDPFSAMDRMMSNMRNSMLEMHRKFDDLSIQPEGHSFSSSSMMTYSKVGDEPPKVFQASAQTRTAPGGVKETRKALKDSESGLEKISIGHHIQDRAHVIKKSKNSKTGDEEMNQEFINLDESEADTFNEEWQKEIMKFRPCRSRGAVEASGSRSGHYNARESGSRREKPLGAPGSRVPRDSLEALSVKGTHLPLKGSRK from the exons ATGAGGCAGATGATGAGGAGCTTCTCCGAGCCTTTTGGGCGGGATCCGTTCCTGAGCCTCCcggagggaggggagagacCGGCGGAGAGGAGAGCGGGCGGCAGAGCCCAGCGGGACTCGCAGGTGGCCACGAGGGGCACCCGCAGG gccACCAGCTTCTCCCTCATGCCCTTTGCAGGTTTTGGGAGAGGG TGGGATGCAGATTTTGGGGATCCATTTTCTGCAATGGACAGGATGATGTCAAACATGAGGAACAGCATGCTGGAAATGCACAGGAAATTT GATGACCTGTCCATCCAGCCTGAGGGACACAGTTTCAGCTCCTCCTCCATGATGACCTATTCCAAAGTGGGGGATGAACCTCCCAAAGTTTTCCAAGCCTCGGCCCAGACCCGCACGGCTCCGGGAGGG gttaaggaaacaagaaaagcaCTGAAGGATTCTGAAAGTGGCCTGGAGAAAATATCTATTGGTCACCACATCCAGGATCGGGCTCATGTCATCAAAAAATCCAAGAACTCCAAGACGGGGGATGAAGAGATGAACCAAGAATTCATCAACCTGGATGAAT ctgaggCTGACACCTTTAACGAGGAGTGGCAGAAGGAGATCATGAAGTTCAGGCCTTGCCgaagcagaggagctgtggaagCTTCAGGATCCAGAAGTGGCCATTACAACGCCAGGGAAAGTGGATCAAGAAG AGAGAAGCCACTTGGAGCTCCAGGATCCAGAGTGCCCAGGGATTCCTTGGAGGCTCTCAGTGTGAAAGGAACACACCTCCCCCTGAAGGGCTCCAGGAAATaa